In the Parashewanella tropica genome, ATTCTGGAACTTAGTGGGTGCAGGTATCTTAGGCTTCCTCATTAACCCACCAATTTCACTGTACTTTGTACAAGGTCTGAATACTACGGCAACCCACGGTCACGCGGCATTCATGGGCGTATATGGCATGCTGGGGATTGGTCTGATGTTGTTCTGCCTACGTGGATTAACGGGTCGTTTAGAGTGGAATGATGGCTTATTGAAAGGTGCATTCTGGAGCTTAAACATTGGTCTAGCAGCGATGGTATTCATCTCACTATTGCCAATGGGTCTAGTACAGTTCTTCGCAGCGATTGAACACGGTTATTGGTTCGCTCGTTCACCTGAGGTGATCCACAGTACCTTGGTTGAGAACTTAGTTTGGTCTCGTATGATTGGCGATATTATCTTCGCGCTAGGTGGCTTATTCATCGCCATGTTCTTATTCGACCTTATCAAAAAGGCGATTGCTCAACCTAAAGCTACTGCGGTTGACGGTAAAATGGCATAACCCCTCCAAACTGAGATGGTGACATTTCAATACGGAAGGTAAAAGGAGCCCTTGCGGCTCCTTTTTTAATATGGATCAAGTTCTGGCGGACAACAGAGTGTTAAAGTGACGCTGTAATAGTGACAATAGCATGTAACGGAGAATACCTATGGCCGCCCAGTCTCAATACACTCAGGAGGCAGTAATGGCGTTAAGTCAATCTGATTTAACACGTCTTGCGTTAGATATTACCTCTGGCTTGGCGAGCCGTGATCGATTCTCAAGTTTGCTTAATACGCTAAGACGAAATTTACATTGTGATGCGGCGGCATTATTGTCTTATCACGGTACTTATTTCACTCCCTTAGCTATCAATGGCTTACACGATGATGTGTTAGGGCGTCGCTTTATTTTAAATGAACATCCACGTTTAGAAGCCATTGCCCGTGCTGGGGATATTGTCCGCTTTCCTGCTGACAGTGAACTAGACGATCCTTATGATGGCTTGATCCCTAATCAACAAGATGAGCTCAAAGTCCATGCTTGTATTGGGCTACCATTATTTGCCGAAGAACGGCTGATTGGTGCGGTGACCATTGATGGCTTTGATCCTATGCAGTTTGATCAATTCAGTGATTTTGAACTCAGAAGCATCAGTGCCATTGCGGCGGTATCACTCAATAATGCTTTGATGATGGAAAAGCTTGAGCAAAGAGCGGTTAGGGAGCAAGCCCATCATAGTGATACTGAACATCAGCCTCGTCATTCGGATATCGATCTCATCGGTCAATCGCCGTTAATGATTGCGTTAAAGCAAGAAATTTCGGTAGTGGCGAAAAGCGATCTTAATGTGCTGATCAGTGGCGATACAGGTACAGGCAAAGAGCTGGTTGCCCGCAGTATTCATGCGCAATCCTCTCGCTCTACCAAGCCGCTGGTGTATTTGAATTGTGCTGCCTTGCCCGAATCCGTGGCTGAAAGTGAGTTGTTTGGTCATGTAAAGGGAGCGTTTACGGGCGCTATCGGTCATCGTCGTGGTAAGTTTGAAATGGCCGATAACGGCACCTTATTTTTAGATGAAATCGGTGAATTACCGCTCGCACTGCAAGCCAAGCTATTACGCGTATTACAGTACGGTGACATTCAAAAAATTGGGGATGATCACAGTCAACATGTCGATGTTCGCATCATTGCCGCGACCAATAAAGATCTTAAAACAGAAGTGATGGAAGGGCGATTCCGAGCCGATTTATATCATCGCTTAAGTGTGTTTCCTATTTTGGTTCCTGCTTTGCGAGAACGAGAAGGGGATATTACCGTTCTCAGTGGCTTCTTTGTGGAACGTTATCGTCAAAAATTGGGATTAAAACATCTCAAACTCAGTCCAAGCAGTTTGCTGTTACTTAATGGTTATCATTGGCCGGGTAATGTACGTGAGCTCGATCATGCCTTACACCGCGCAGCGATTTTGGCTAATGCGCATACCGAAGATGAAATCTGTACCATTAAGCCGCAATATTTTGAGCTGGTGGGGGATATGACTGCAACAACAGAACAGCCATCGTTAAACTCAAACCTTTCATCTGAGTTTCCAGCCCAAGATGTCAGTTTAAAAATGGCGGTTGATGAGTTTCAGTCGGATTATATTCGTCGTGTTCTTGCCAAGAACAAAGGTAATTGGGCGGCAACGGCTCGTGGTTTAAAGCTAGATCCAGGTAATTTGCACCGTTTGGCTAAGCGCTTAGGGTTAAAGTAACTTGGGCGCGCCCCTACACCGCTAGAAGTTAATTTCGAGAGTGATTTTTGAACAAACTTTGTGTCAAAACTCACACAGTCTGTCTTATTTTAGTGGACAAACTCAAGTATACTAGCCCGCGAATTGGTTATCGGAGTGTGTTCGTGCTGTTGATATTTCGTAGTTTGATTTTAGCTGTGCTGCTGGTGTTAGTAACCATTGGTGGCGGTCTGTATTGTTTATTACGTCCACGCCATCGTAATAATGTCCATTTTATGGCCAGTATTTTTTCTAAGGTTGCCCCCATTTTAGGGATCAAATTGATCATTCGTGATAAAAAGCACGATGATACTGAGTCTCAAATTTTTGTTGGTAATCATCAAAATAACTTTGACTTATTCACTCACACCGCAGTGGTTCCTAAAGGCACTGTAAGTCTTGGTAAAAAGAGCTTGGCTTGGATTCCCTTTTTCGGTCAGATTTACTGGTTATCTGGCAATATTCTGATTAACCGCAGTAACCGTCATAGTGCCGTCAGCACCATGAGTAAGGTAGCGGAAAAAATTAAACAAACTGGACTTTCTGTCTGGATATTTCCTGAAGGTACACGTTCTCGTGGTCGTGGTTTATTACCCTTAAAATCCGGTGCTTTTCATACTGCGATCCAGTCGGGTGCGCCCATTGTACCTGTGGTGGCCAGTTCCCAAGATCATATTAATTTAAATCATTGGAATAACGGTGTGGTGATCATCGAAATGTTAGAGCCGATTGTCACAGAAACATTAGAAAAAAGTGATGCCAGATCCTTGGCTGATGATGTGTACCAACGCATGAAAAACAAGTTAGAAGAGTTAAATCAAGAAGCGCAATTATTGATGCGTCCAAAAGCTTTATAGGAGTGGCCATGTCTAGCCCATCATTACTGCAAGAACAATACGCTGAGAATAGAGAAATCGTGGATGCCATTTTGGCAGATGGTTCACACCCAACCGCTGAATATATTATTGAGCATCATTTTTCTAGCAGTAACTTTTCAAATCTTGAAAAGGCGGCTGTTGATGCCTTTAAACTAGGATTTGAAGTCACGGATGCAGAAGAAGTTGAGTTAGAAGATGGCAGCATTATTTTTTGCTTTGATGCCATTGCTCATCACCAATTAGAGGTTGAACTATTGGATCAGGCTTGTGAGCAGTTGATCCAATTAGCGACAAAACAGAAAATCGATTATGACGGCTGGGGCACCTATTTTGTCGATGAAAACGGTGAGCCAGTTTATGAAAATGATGAGGAAGTGTTGCACTAATCGTTAGTGTCACTTCCTACAGGAAACCTCAACCATGGATGGTCAATGCAGATTCTTTTCACTATCAGTATCGCGATAAATCACACTGCGGTTACGCCCACTTAATTTTGCACGATACAAGGCTTTATCCGCTAATGAAATCCAATGGCTGTTATCGCGCACGTTGTCATTAATGGCACAGATCCCAAGGCTAATGGATACTGTAAAGGCTTGGTTATCATTGCTCGAAAACGTAAGGGCTTCTACCTTCTTCCTTAGTCTTTCTGTAAAGCTCAATGCATCTTCTGCTGTGGTATTGGCGAGTACGACGCCAAATTCCTCTCCACCATAACGTCCTGCAAAATCGGTTTCTCTGAGTGATTGTGATAACGCATGTGCTACCCGCTGAATAACGGTATCTCCCGTTTGATGACCGTAATTGTCGTTAACGGATTTAAAGTGATCAATATCCAGCATTACGAGACTTGCAGGACTTTGATAGCGGGTAAAGCGTTCAAACTCGCGTTCTAGACATTGCTGCCAATGACGGCGATTATGAAGTTGGGTCAATTCATCGGTTTGACTTAAACGCTCAAGCACTTGGTTGGCTTGATTAAGCTGTAGCTTTTTCATGGCGCTGTCAGTGACATCATAAATAATGATACTGATGCTGGTGACTTTTCCACAAGGCGATAACAAAGGCTGCAACGTGACATTTTGGTACATGTGCTCGGCACGTCCAGTGATAGGACGGTAGTTTTTAAACTTGAACACATAAGGGCGTTGCTCCCAGCTGATAAAAGAGCGATTTTTAAGAAGAAATACTGACTCAATTTTTTGCTTAAGCCACTTGGCATCTAACTCTGGAAACGCCTGAAATAAATTTTTATCGATAAGTGTGGTTGGAGAAGCGCCACTGTGGTTTTCCATAAACCCATTCCACAGTTTGATTTGATGATCACTGTTGATAACAACAATACCAACATCCAGCGATTGTACGAGATCGAGTAGCCAGTGAAATTCGTTGAGTATATTTGGATTTTTGGTCATAACGACTCACCTTCTGTGTGGGTAAGATAGCCCAGTTTGCTACTCAATGCGGGTAAAGAGTCCTCTGTAAATAACAATAGTAAATCACATTGAATGTTATGATCTTTAATTTGATAATTGATTTCCATGGCGAGTGTACGTTGCCATTTTTCGGCGTTATCGTGGATCAATTCATTGGCCGTGCAATGACGGCCTAAAATAACCGGATGATTTTGGCTAAATGAAATATTCAACTGATCGGAAATGCCATTTAAAAAGGCACCAATGAGGACATTACCTGTATCAACCATGACTTCAATTTCAGCTTGCGATGAATCAGGATGACTAATGTTCATCAGTTTTGCCATATCGTCAAAACTGGAGTCATGGAACAGCAGTAGCGCTTCACCAGCGATACCCGGACCAATAAAGCCTTGGCAGAGTGCTGAAATCTGGCGGCTGTTTTCCGTGGCCTTTAAGGCCATGGTGAGTTCGCTCACTTCAAGCACATTGACCGCAGGAATGGGAAGCGGTACGTAAACATCAAGCAGTTTAGCCAGTAAGTCGGCCGCACGTCCCATGGCAACATTGGCCACTTCTTGGCATGCGTCTCTTAGGTTGACTTTGATTTCAGGCGCATCAAAAGCAGAAGCCACGTCACAGCGATGATAAATCCCATACTCTTGCAGAATGTGCTGCAGTGCATCTGTACTGACGGGCTTTTGTACGAAATCAACAGCGCCAAGTGCTTTTACTTTTTGGTAGGCTTGGTGCTGAATATCACCAGACACGACAACGATCAGAGCAGGAAGATCTAACTCTTGAACGGTTTTTAGTACTTGATAACCATCCATGACTGGCATAGTGAGGTCTAAAAATACGACTTCACCTTTGCCTGCCTTGATGGCTTCTAAACCTTCTACACCATTGGTTGCAAAGGTGAGAGATATGTCCCAATCTGCTGGTAACACCCTCGCCATTTGTTTCCTTGCCATGGCGGAGTCATCACAGATTAATACCTGAGTGGTCATTACGTCCTTTCATCCTTAAATACTCATCACTCTTTGGTGATGTTCGTTATCGCTTTATTGCGTTTGTCGTTTTTATATATTTGCCAATCAATAACGTCAACTTACTGACTGTTCAATGTTTTTTGACGGAAACAATACTACCACAATTATTGCGGATTTGAATTCGATATTGAAGAAATTTTACGCTAAATGGCTGAAGTAAAAAGAGTAAAAATTCTATTTTATCATCAAGTGAAAATGCCAATGAGAATAGCTATCGATTCAAATTTTAGACAATAAAGCCGAGATGAATATATCTCGGCTTTCAATAAATAGACGATTAGGCGTGGCTGACTAAGACCAGACGAATGGCGTCAAGTTGTAATGGGCAGTCGTCCATATAGCCGTTCAGTTCTGTCATTTGATCTTTAAGGTAGTCCAATTCATCATCACGGATATTT is a window encoding:
- the norR gene encoding nitric oxide reductase transcriptional regulator NorR → MALSQSDLTRLALDITSGLASRDRFSSLLNTLRRNLHCDAAALLSYHGTYFTPLAINGLHDDVLGRRFILNEHPRLEAIARAGDIVRFPADSELDDPYDGLIPNQQDELKVHACIGLPLFAEERLIGAVTIDGFDPMQFDQFSDFELRSISAIAAVSLNNALMMEKLEQRAVREQAHHSDTEHQPRHSDIDLIGQSPLMIALKQEISVVAKSDLNVLISGDTGTGKELVARSIHAQSSRSTKPLVYLNCAALPESVAESELFGHVKGAFTGAIGHRRGKFEMADNGTLFLDEIGELPLALQAKLLRVLQYGDIQKIGDDHSQHVDVRIIAATNKDLKTEVMEGRFRADLYHRLSVFPILVPALREREGDITVLSGFFVERYRQKLGLKHLKLSPSSLLLLNGYHWPGNVRELDHALHRAAILANAHTEDEICTIKPQYFELVGDMTATTEQPSLNSNLSSEFPAQDVSLKMAVDEFQSDYIRRVLAKNKGNWAATARGLKLDPGNLHRLAKRLGLK
- a CDS encoding 1-acylglycerol-3-phosphate O-acyltransferase; this translates as MLLIFRSLILAVLLVLVTIGGGLYCLLRPRHRNNVHFMASIFSKVAPILGIKLIIRDKKHDDTESQIFVGNHQNNFDLFTHTAVVPKGTVSLGKKSLAWIPFFGQIYWLSGNILINRSNRHSAVSTMSKVAEKIKQTGLSVWIFPEGTRSRGRGLLPLKSGAFHTAIQSGAPIVPVVASSQDHINLNHWNNGVVIIEMLEPIVTETLEKSDARSLADDVYQRMKNKLEELNQEAQLLMRPKAL
- the rraB gene encoding ribonuclease E inhibitor RraB, giving the protein MSSPSLLQEQYAENREIVDAILADGSHPTAEYIIEHHFSSSNFSNLEKAAVDAFKLGFEVTDAEEVELEDGSIIFCFDAIAHHQLEVELLDQACEQLIQLATKQKIDYDGWGTYFVDENGEPVYENDEEVLH
- a CDS encoding sensor domain-containing diguanylate cyclase, producing the protein MTKNPNILNEFHWLLDLVQSLDVGIVVINSDHQIKLWNGFMENHSGASPTTLIDKNLFQAFPELDAKWLKQKIESVFLLKNRSFISWEQRPYVFKFKNYRPITGRAEHMYQNVTLQPLLSPCGKVTSISIIIYDVTDSAMKKLQLNQANQVLERLSQTDELTQLHNRRHWQQCLEREFERFTRYQSPASLVMLDIDHFKSVNDNYGHQTGDTVIQRVAHALSQSLRETDFAGRYGGEEFGVVLANTTAEDALSFTERLRKKVEALTFSSNDNQAFTVSISLGICAINDNVRDNSHWISLADKALYRAKLSGRNRSVIYRDTDSEKNLH
- a CDS encoding response regulator codes for the protein MTTQVLICDDSAMARKQMARVLPADWDISLTFATNGVEGLEAIKAGKGEVVFLDLTMPVMDGYQVLKTVQELDLPALIVVVSGDIQHQAYQKVKALGAVDFVQKPVSTDALQHILQEYGIYHRCDVASAFDAPEIKVNLRDACQEVANVAMGRAADLLAKLLDVYVPLPIPAVNVLEVSELTMALKATENSRQISALCQGFIGPGIAGEALLLFHDSSFDDMAKLMNISHPDSSQAEIEVMVDTGNVLIGAFLNGISDQLNISFSQNHPVILGRHCTANELIHDNAEKWQRTLAMEINYQIKDHNIQCDLLLLFTEDSLPALSSKLGYLTHTEGESL